In one Hemiscyllium ocellatum isolate sHemOce1 chromosome 27, sHemOce1.pat.X.cur, whole genome shotgun sequence genomic region, the following are encoded:
- the LOC132828668 gene encoding zinc finger protein 239-like → MKKLRRCGECGKGFHCSSQLEIHRRTHTGEKPFICHVCGKGFSDPSNLLTHQRVHTGERPFICSDCGKGFTQSSNLMTHRRVHTRERPFPCSVCGKGFTQLTSLLKHRGGHTNERSFKCSDCGDGFKSSKDLRAHQRIHTEERRFICSHCAKRFRTSFNLLTHQRVHTGERPFTCSECGKGFSQSQHLRRHQLVHTGEKPFICCECRKGFTRLSTLLTHQQIHK, encoded by the coding sequence ATGAAGAAACTGCggagatgtggggagtgtgggaAAGGGTTCCATTGCTCATCGCAGCTAGAGATTCATCGGCGCActcacaccggggagaagccattcatctGCCacgtgtgtgggaagggattcagtgatcCCTCTAACCTGCTGACACACCAGCGAGTGCACACCGGGGAAAGGCCGTTCATCTGCTCtgactgtgggaagggattcactcagtcgtccaACTTGATGACACACCGGCGAGtgcacaccagggagaggccgttcccctgctccgtgtgtgggaaggggttcaCTCAGTTGACCAGCCTGCTGAAGCATCGTGGAGGTCATACCAATGAGAGATCTTTCAAGTGCTCTGACTGCGGGGACGGCTTCAAAAGCTCTAAGGACCTGAGGGCCCACCAGCGAATTCACACCGAGGAGAGACGGTTCATCTGCTCTCACTGTGCAAAGAGGTTCAGAACGTCGttcaacctgctgacccaccagcgggttcacaccggggagaggccgttcacctgctccgagtgcgggaagggattcagtcaGTCACAACACCTACGGAGACACCAGCTGGTACACACCGGCGAGAAGCCATTCATCTGCTGCGAGTGCAGGAAGGGATTCACTCGGCTGTCCACCCTGTTGACACACCAGCAAATTCACAAGTGA